A stretch of the Pseudomonas helvetica genome encodes the following:
- a CDS encoding alanyl-tRNA editing protein, with amino-acid sequence MTYRLFFHSDDLSANVEVLDCTPSENEFAVVLRATLFHPQGGGQPCDTGWIGESQVTRVVQEQGRIVHYVDRPVGPGMTSIKVDEQRRQLNTRLHSAGHLIGHFLETKGWTPIKAHHWPGEGKVTFTPGETSQELEAETIQQALAQWIATDLPRLTTLREGSREIGFGELPAYGCGGTHVRRLQELGTVTIAALSQKKGTLSVRYEVG; translated from the coding sequence ATGACGTATCGCCTCTTTTTCCATAGCGATGATCTCAGCGCCAATGTGGAAGTCCTGGATTGCACGCCCTCCGAGAACGAGTTCGCCGTGGTGCTGCGCGCTACCCTGTTTCATCCCCAGGGCGGTGGCCAACCGTGTGATACCGGCTGGATCGGCGAAAGCCAGGTCACGCGGGTCGTGCAAGAGCAGGGTCGTATCGTGCACTACGTCGACCGACCGGTAGGCCCGGGCATGACCTCAATCAAGGTCGACGAACAACGCCGTCAACTTAATACCCGCCTGCATTCGGCCGGCCATTTGATCGGGCACTTCCTCGAAACCAAGGGCTGGACACCAATCAAGGCCCATCATTGGCCGGGCGAAGGCAAGGTCACCTTCACACCCGGTGAAACGTCCCAGGAACTGGAAGCCGAAACGATCCAGCAAGCCCTCGCCCAGTGGATCGCCACCGATCTGCCACGCCTGACTACGCTGCGCGAAGGTTCGCGTGAAATCGGCTTCGGTGAACTGCCCGCCTACGGCTGCGGCGGTACCCATGTAAGGCGCCTGCAGGAATTAGGCACAGTCACTATCGCAGCCCTTTCGCAGAAGAAGGGCACGCTTTCGGTCCGCTACGAGGTGGGCTGA
- a CDS encoding DUF6124 family protein — protein sequence MKKTTSHSPESPDAPPTDTVDLSTCSKSTPRLVSARPRNPDRPAPISHIFTIVPNIDTESLLCHASETLASLNVMTTDLAGELEGSRRNVALAIQQLAVLGELLINRALDNLDLPEGMLEVPLIK from the coding sequence ATGAAAAAAACCACCTCGCACTCTCCAGAATCCCCAGATGCTCCACCAACCGACACCGTCGATCTGTCCACGTGTTCCAAAAGCACTCCACGCCTTGTCAGCGCCCGTCCACGTAATCCAGACCGCCCCGCCCCAATCAGCCACATCTTCACCATCGTCCCGAATATCGACACCGAATCTCTGCTCTGTCATGCCAGTGAAACCCTCGCCTCCCTGAACGTCATGACCACCGACCTTGCCGGGGAACTGGAAGGTTCGCGCCGCAACGTAGCGTTGGCCATTCAGCAACTGGCGGTGCTGGGCGAGTTGTTGATCAATCGAGCGCTAGACAATCTGGACTTACCCGAAGGCATGCTTGAAGTTCCATTAATCAAATAA
- a CDS encoding ABC transporter ATP-binding protein — MYKLTVEELHKSYGSHEVLKGVSLKAKTGDVISLIGASGSGKSTFLRCINFLETPNDGAMSLDGKQIRMVKDHHGMHVADDAELQRLRTRLAMVFQHFNLWGHMTVLENITMAPRRVLGVSKKDAEDRARRYLDKVGLPARVADQYPAFLSGGQQQRVAIARALAMEPEVMLFDEPTSALDPELVGEVLKVIQGLAEEGRTMIMVTHEMSFARKVSNQVLFLHQGRVEEEGAPEDVLGNPKSERLKQFLSGNLK; from the coding sequence ATGTACAAATTGACTGTTGAAGAACTACACAAGAGCTACGGTAGCCACGAAGTGCTCAAGGGCGTTTCCCTGAAAGCCAAAACCGGTGACGTGATCAGCCTGATCGGCGCCAGCGGCTCGGGCAAAAGCACCTTTCTGCGCTGCATCAACTTTCTTGAAACACCCAACGACGGCGCGATGAGCCTGGACGGCAAGCAGATCCGGATGGTCAAGGATCACCATGGCATGCACGTGGCCGACGATGCCGAGCTGCAACGACTGCGCACCCGTCTGGCGATGGTGTTCCAGCACTTCAACCTGTGGGGCCACATGACCGTGCTGGAAAACATCACCATGGCCCCGCGCCGGGTGTTGGGTGTCAGCAAGAAAGACGCCGAAGATCGCGCCCGGCGTTATCTGGACAAGGTCGGCCTGCCGGCTCGCGTGGCGGATCAGTACCCGGCGTTCCTGTCCGGCGGTCAGCAGCAGCGGGTAGCGATTGCCCGCGCACTGGCGATGGAGCCGGAAGTCATGCTGTTCGACGAACCGACCTCGGCGCTGGACCCGGAACTGGTGGGCGAAGTGCTAAAAGTGATCCAGGGCCTGGCCGAAGAAGGCCGGACCATGATCATGGTGACCCACGAAATGAGCTTCGCCCGTAAAGTCTCGAATCAGGTGCTGTTCCTGCATCAGGGGCGGGTTGAGGAAGAGGGCGCGCCTGAAGACGTGCTGGGTAACCCGAAGAGCGAACGCCTGAAGCAGTTCCTCAGCGGCAACCTCAAGTAA
- a CDS encoding ABC transporter permease: protein MIELLQDYWKPFLYSDGYHITGLAMTLWLLSASIFIGFLVSVPLSIARVSNKLYVRWPVQFYTYLFRGTPLYIQLLICYTGIYSLAAVRAQPLLDAFFRDAMNCTILAFALNTCAYTTEIFAGAIRSMNHGEVEAAKAYGLTGWKLYAYVIMPSALRRSLPYYSNEVILMLHSTTVAFTATVPDILKVARDANSATFLTFQSFGITALIYLLVTFALVGLFRIAERRWLAFLGPAH from the coding sequence ATGATCGAATTACTGCAGGACTACTGGAAGCCCTTCCTCTATAGCGACGGTTACCACATCACTGGCCTGGCCATGACGTTGTGGCTGCTCAGCGCCTCGATCTTCATCGGTTTCTTGGTGTCGGTTCCACTGTCGATTGCCCGGGTTTCCAACAAACTTTACGTACGCTGGCCGGTGCAGTTCTACACCTACCTGTTTCGCGGTACGCCGCTGTATATCCAGTTGCTGATTTGCTACACCGGGATCTACAGCCTGGCCGCGGTCCGTGCGCAGCCGCTGCTCGATGCGTTCTTTCGCGATGCGATGAACTGCACCATCTTAGCCTTTGCCCTGAACACCTGCGCCTACACCACGGAGATTTTCGCCGGAGCGATTCGCAGCATGAACCACGGTGAAGTCGAAGCCGCCAAGGCCTACGGTCTGACGGGCTGGAAGTTGTACGCCTACGTGATCATGCCATCGGCCCTGCGTCGCTCGTTGCCGTACTACAGCAACGAAGTGATCCTGATGCTGCACTCGACCACCGTGGCCTTCACCGCCACCGTCCCGGACATTTTGAAAGTGGCTCGCGACGCCAACTCGGCGACCTTTTTGACCTTTCAATCGTTCGGCATTACCGCGCTGATCTACCTGTTGGTGACCTTTGCGCTGGTCGGACTGTTCCGCATTGCCGAACGTCGCTGGCTGGCTTTTCTGGGCCCGGCTCACTAG
- a CDS encoding ABC transporter permease produces MFEALLQTLGLSGFSLKGFGPLLLEGSWMTVKLSILSLLLSVLLGLIGASAKLSSVKLLRIPAQLYTTLIRGVPDLVLMLLIFYSLQTWLTSFTEALGWEYIEINPFAAGIITLGFIYGAYFTETFRGAILAVPRGQMEAATAYGLSRAQRFRFVVFPQMMRFALPGIGNNWMVILKATALVSIIGLADLVKAAQDAGKSSYQLFFFLVLAALIYLVITSASNYVLRWLERHYAAGSREAVR; encoded by the coding sequence ATGTTCGAAGCACTTTTGCAGACACTCGGGCTCTCCGGATTCAGCTTGAAGGGGTTCGGCCCTCTGTTGCTGGAAGGCTCCTGGATGACCGTCAAGCTATCGATACTGTCGCTGCTGTTGAGCGTTCTGCTCGGCCTGATCGGCGCCAGTGCCAAACTGTCCAGCGTCAAACTGTTGCGGATTCCGGCCCAGCTCTACACCACGCTGATTCGCGGCGTGCCGGACCTGGTGCTGATGCTGCTGATTTTCTACAGCCTGCAAACCTGGTTGACCAGTTTCACCGAGGCGCTGGGCTGGGAATACATCGAGATCAATCCATTCGCCGCCGGGATCATCACCCTGGGTTTCATCTACGGCGCGTACTTCACCGAGACCTTTCGCGGCGCGATCCTAGCTGTGCCCCGCGGACAGATGGAAGCCGCCACGGCCTATGGCTTGAGCCGTGCCCAGCGCTTTCGCTTCGTGGTGTTCCCGCAAATGATGCGCTTCGCCCTGCCGGGCATCGGCAATAACTGGATGGTGATCCTCAAGGCCACCGCGCTGGTGTCGATCATCGGCCTGGCGGACCTGGTCAAGGCTGCTCAGGACGCCGGTAAAAGCTCCTATCAACTGTTCTTTTTTCTGGTGTTGGCGGCGCTGATCTATCTGGTGATCACCAGCGCATCGAACTATGTCCTGCGCTGGCTCGAACGGCATTACGCGGCAGGTTCCCGGGAGGCTGTACGATGA
- a CDS encoding transporter substrate-binding domain-containing protein: MKRTLLTLSALTLCMAAGVATAKEYKELRFGVDPSYAPFESKAADGSLVGFDIDLGNAICAELKVKCKWVESDFDGTIPGLKANKFDGVISSMTVTPAREKVIDFSSELFSGPTALVYKKGSSVSDVASLKGKKVGYEQGTIQEAYAKAVLDKAGVETKAYANQDQVYADLMSGRLDATIQDMLQAKLSFLKSPQGADYEVSQPIDSELLPAKTAVGIAKGNTELKALLDKGIKAIHDDGTYDSIQKKHFGDLSLYSGK, translated from the coding sequence ATGAAAAGAACATTGCTGACCCTTTCTGCTTTGACACTGTGCATGGCCGCAGGCGTAGCCACCGCCAAAGAGTACAAAGAGCTGCGTTTTGGCGTTGATCCTTCCTACGCTCCGTTCGAGTCCAAAGCGGCCGACGGCAGCCTGGTGGGCTTCGACATCGATCTGGGTAACGCGATCTGCGCCGAGCTGAAGGTCAAGTGCAAATGGGTCGAGAGCGATTTCGACGGCACGATTCCAGGCCTGAAGGCCAACAAATTCGACGGCGTAATCTCTTCCATGACCGTGACCCCGGCCCGTGAGAAAGTCATCGACTTCTCCAGCGAGCTGTTCTCCGGCCCGACCGCTCTGGTCTACAAGAAAGGCTCCAGCGTTTCTGACGTAGCCTCGCTCAAGGGTAAAAAAGTCGGCTACGAGCAAGGCACCATTCAGGAAGCCTACGCCAAGGCCGTACTGGACAAAGCCGGGGTAGAAACCAAGGCCTACGCCAACCAGGACCAGGTTTACGCGGACTTGATGTCCGGTCGCCTCGACGCCACGATCCAGGACATGCTGCAAGCCAAGCTGAGCTTTTTGAAGTCGCCGCAAGGGGCTGATTACGAGGTCAGCCAGCCGATCGACAGCGAGTTGTTGCCCGCTAAAACAGCGGTGGGTATCGCCAAAGGCAACACCGAGCTCAAGGCCCTTCTCGATAAAGGCATCAAGGCGATCCACGATGACGGCACCTACGACTCGATCCAGAAGAAACACTTCGGTGATTTGAGTCTCTACAGCGGCAAGTAA
- a CDS encoding type II and III secretion system protein family protein, protein MSYRTVPAFKRIIHGLLWMGLGVDAAQAAANNCSQLASLPAVFEVGQGLQDELRMPVPIKQLAVGDPKVADVQTSSSNSFILTGVAPGATSLMVWTACSPTPRQSMVFVKGRATAALTSVSTVPSADPLLPSQVQTDIRFVEVSRTKLKEASTSIFGKSGNFLFGSPGSVPGVTVTPGHIGNLAPNIPLNNDTFNIGFGGGNVLGMINALEGSGFAYTLARPSLVALSGQSASFLAGGEVPIPVPSSGSDNISIEYKEFGVRLTLTPTIIDKGRIALKVAPEVSELDFTKAIQIAGTVVPAFTVRRTDTSISLADGESFVISGLISTSNSSQVNKFPGLGDIPILGAFFRNNSINREERELLMIVTPHLVQPLAVNAKLPSLPGEQLRNYDPNFYRMYFLDNGDFDSRMGLSQ, encoded by the coding sequence ATGAGCTATCGTACCGTGCCCGCTTTCAAACGAATTATCCATGGCCTGTTGTGGATGGGCCTTGGTGTGGATGCGGCTCAGGCCGCGGCGAACAATTGCTCGCAACTGGCCAGTCTGCCCGCCGTGTTCGAGGTCGGCCAAGGGCTTCAGGATGAGTTGCGCATGCCAGTCCCGATCAAGCAACTGGCAGTGGGCGACCCGAAGGTTGCCGACGTGCAAACCAGCAGCAGCAACTCCTTTATCCTCACGGGTGTAGCGCCCGGCGCCACCAGCCTGATGGTCTGGACCGCCTGCTCGCCCACGCCGCGCCAAAGCATGGTGTTCGTCAAAGGCAGGGCCACCGCAGCGCTGACCAGCGTGTCGACGGTGCCTTCTGCAGACCCGCTGTTGCCGAGCCAGGTGCAGACCGATATTCGCTTCGTCGAAGTCAGCCGCACCAAGTTGAAAGAGGCCAGCACGTCGATCTTCGGCAAGAGCGGCAATTTTCTGTTCGGCTCGCCGGGCTCTGTACCCGGGGTGACCGTAACCCCCGGCCACATTGGTAATCTGGCGCCAAACATCCCGCTCAATAACGACACGTTCAATATCGGCTTTGGCGGCGGCAATGTGCTGGGGATGATCAATGCGCTGGAAGGCAGTGGCTTTGCCTATACCCTGGCGCGGCCGAGCCTTGTAGCACTCAGCGGACAAAGTGCGAGCTTCCTGGCCGGTGGTGAAGTGCCGATCCCGGTGCCCAGCTCAGGCAGCGACAACATCTCCATCGAGTACAAGGAATTCGGTGTCCGCCTGACCCTGACCCCAACCATCATCGACAAAGGACGCATTGCCCTGAAGGTGGCACCCGAGGTCAGCGAGCTGGACTTCACCAAGGCCATACAGATCGCCGGCACCGTGGTCCCGGCATTTACCGTGCGCCGTACCGATACCAGCATTTCCCTGGCCGATGGCGAAAGCTTCGTCATCAGCGGCCTGATCAGCACCAGCAACAGCTCCCAGGTGAACAAGTTTCCAGGACTGGGCGATATCCCGATTCTCGGCGCGTTCTTTCGCAATAACAGCATCAACCGTGAAGAGCGCGAGCTGCTGATGATCGTCACCCCGCACCTGGTTCAACCGTTGGCAGTCAACGCAAAACTGCCGTCATTGCCAGGTGAGCAACTGCGCAATTACGACCCGAACTTCTACCGCATGTACTTCCTCGACAACGGTGACTTCGACAGCCGCATGGGGCTCTCGCAATGA
- a CDS encoding tetratricopeptide repeat protein, whose amino-acid sequence MKAVIAIAATVMLAGCATNGLSSRPSSCSSPSSDQQLSLNLADDMTNDSRLYASLANLEGLPDDLPQVRLRKARVLRLLGRNEAEPLYKSLLGTCLAAEGEHGLGQIAVARNDNAAAVDHLERAMRMAPTDDKIRNDLGVVYLNQRRPNEARFQFMTAMELKPSDSLAALNLVTLLIYQDNWKQAAELANRASLSPKQVSDAQARAERLKAPAKKVVATEGKGMTEVVNASANAIK is encoded by the coding sequence ATGAAAGCGGTCATAGCAATAGCGGCGACGGTGATGCTCGCAGGGTGTGCCACCAATGGCCTGTCTTCGCGACCGAGTAGTTGCTCGAGCCCAAGCTCCGATCAGCAGTTGTCGCTGAACCTGGCCGACGACATGACCAACGATAGCCGTTTGTACGCCAGCTTGGCGAATCTGGAAGGGCTGCCTGATGACCTGCCGCAGGTTCGCCTGCGCAAGGCTCGAGTACTGCGCCTGCTGGGCCGTAACGAGGCCGAACCGTTGTACAAGAGTCTGCTCGGTACATGCCTGGCCGCTGAAGGCGAGCATGGTCTGGGCCAGATAGCCGTGGCCAGAAATGATAATGCGGCCGCGGTCGATCACCTGGAACGTGCGATGAGGATGGCCCCTACCGACGACAAAATCCGCAATGACCTGGGGGTCGTCTACCTCAACCAGCGTCGGCCCAATGAGGCACGCTTTCAGTTTATGACCGCCATGGAACTCAAGCCGTCGGACTCGCTGGCGGCACTCAATTTGGTGACGCTGCTGATCTATCAGGACAACTGGAAGCAGGCTGCCGAACTCGCAAACCGCGCCAGCCTGAGCCCCAAGCAAGTCTCGGATGCTCAAGCTCGCGCGGAAAGACTCAAGGCCCCGGCCAAAAAAGTGGTGGCTACCGAGGGTAAAGGCATGACAGAGGTAGTCAATGCCTCAGCCAATGCGATCAAGTAG
- a CDS encoding DUF3613 domain-containing protein translates to MNTKRLLIVCMACLSTTAWAIEPGPSSVPQQGTEQWMQLQIRGVVASPRLQSVSATERDLSMQRWLDSFTHPIPEHFDQKAAGSMSNGGK, encoded by the coding sequence ATGAATACCAAGAGGCTGTTGATAGTGTGCATGGCTTGCCTGTCCACGACCGCCTGGGCTATTGAGCCTGGGCCCTCTTCGGTGCCGCAACAAGGCACGGAACAATGGATGCAACTACAGATTCGCGGCGTAGTGGCGTCCCCTCGACTGCAGAGCGTTTCGGCCACCGAACGTGACCTTTCCATGCAACGCTGGCTGGATAGCTTCACCCACCCGATTCCTGAACATTTTGACCAGAAGGCAGCGGGTAGCATGAGCAACGGCGGCAAATGA
- a CDS encoding type II secretion system F family protein, giving the protein MDYLLGLLGRVTGNEALARLLFVSAIGVSTVLAVVTVILLVLGLQDPMQRRLALIKRGQYGSAGGPDAPGNLQLLLERVGQRFGSAETAKASETQLLLMHAGYRSSSAVQMYWAVRLLLPLILVGISLLVLPLIPRVSLTLGLLLVLMAAAVGWLLPAMYIGKRKQLRQTRLRVAFPDALDLMVVCVESGLALPTTIERVADEMAVSQVELAEELALVNAQIRAGITSTEALKQLAVRTGLEDVQGLVSLLGQSIRFGTSVADTLRIYADEFRDRRTQAAEEMGAKIGTKLIFPLIFCLWPSFFLVAIGPALIGVLKAFG; this is encoded by the coding sequence ATGGACTATTTGCTCGGGTTGTTGGGTCGGGTGACGGGTAATGAGGCGCTGGCGCGCCTGTTGTTCGTCAGTGCGATAGGGGTGAGTACGGTGCTTGCGGTCGTCACCGTGATATTACTGGTGTTGGGGCTTCAGGACCCGATGCAGCGTCGCCTTGCGCTGATCAAGCGGGGGCAATACGGGAGTGCAGGGGGCCCGGACGCGCCGGGTAATCTGCAACTGTTGCTGGAGCGGGTCGGCCAGCGTTTTGGCTCTGCCGAAACGGCTAAGGCGTCCGAAACCCAGCTGTTGTTGATGCACGCGGGGTACCGTTCGTCTTCAGCAGTGCAGATGTACTGGGCGGTACGCTTGTTGTTACCGCTGATATTGGTCGGCATTTCGCTACTGGTGTTGCCGCTGATTCCTCGTGTTTCTCTGACCCTTGGCCTATTGCTGGTGCTCATGGCGGCTGCTGTCGGCTGGCTGTTGCCAGCGATGTATATCGGCAAGCGCAAACAGCTACGCCAGACCCGGCTGCGTGTCGCGTTTCCGGATGCCCTGGATCTGATGGTGGTCTGCGTGGAATCGGGGCTGGCCTTGCCTACGACCATCGAGCGGGTGGCTGACGAGATGGCGGTCAGTCAGGTCGAACTGGCGGAGGAACTGGCGTTGGTCAATGCGCAAATCCGTGCCGGCATCACCAGTACCGAGGCGCTCAAGCAACTGGCCGTGCGCACTGGACTGGAAGACGTGCAAGGGTTGGTCAGCCTGTTGGGGCAGAGTATCCGCTTCGGTACGAGCGTGGCCGATACCCTGCGCATCTATGCCGATGAGTTTCGCGACCGGCGTACGCAGGCAGCCGAGGAGATGGGGGCGAAGATTGGTACCAAGCTGATATTCCCACTGATCTTCTGTCTGTGGCCGAGCTTCTTCCTGGTCGCTATTGGACCGGCGTTGATCGGGGTGCTCAAAGCGTTCGGGTGA
- a CDS encoding type II secretion system F family protein, which produces MNHISGEFILVFLGMVFIAVFLLSQGVVVPVFGEAGKMRKRIRGRLHVLEKANNLPNMQTVLRQKYLTRLSPLEAWLEQLPFMASLTQLIEQSGHEYRAYRVLFLGIAMGVGAGALVFLFSSLWWMALAVAFAVAWLPLLKILRDRNKRFAEFEEGLPDALDAMCRALRAGHPFNETLRLVAEEHKGPVAHEFGLTFADINYGNDVRRAMLGLLERMPSMTVMMLVTSILIHRETGGNLTEVLERLSRLIRGRFRFQRKIKTLSAEGRMSAWVLVSIPFVLAAAILITTPSYLPVLTNDPLGHKLIIGAFCAMLVGIVWIRKIIRIQV; this is translated from the coding sequence ATGAACCATATATCCGGTGAATTCATTCTGGTCTTTCTCGGTATGGTGTTTATCGCCGTCTTCCTCCTGTCCCAGGGGGTGGTGGTGCCGGTGTTCGGTGAGGCGGGCAAGATGCGCAAGCGCATTCGCGGTCGCCTGCATGTGCTGGAGAAAGCCAACAACCTGCCCAACATGCAGACCGTGCTGCGGCAGAAATACCTGACACGCTTGTCGCCACTGGAAGCCTGGCTTGAGCAACTGCCGTTTATGGCGAGCCTGACACAGCTGATCGAGCAATCCGGGCATGAATATCGGGCCTATCGGGTGCTGTTTCTCGGGATCGCCATGGGAGTTGGTGCAGGAGCCCTGGTCTTCTTGTTCTCGTCACTCTGGTGGATGGCGTTGGCGGTGGCCTTTGCGGTGGCTTGGCTGCCGCTGCTGAAAATCCTCCGTGACCGCAACAAACGCTTTGCCGAGTTTGAGGAGGGCTTGCCGGATGCGCTGGATGCCATGTGCCGGGCCTTGCGCGCCGGGCATCCGTTCAACGAAACCCTGCGGCTGGTCGCCGAGGAGCACAAGGGGCCGGTGGCACATGAATTCGGCCTGACCTTCGCCGATATCAACTATGGCAATGATGTGCGCCGGGCCATGCTCGGCCTGTTGGAACGCATGCCGAGCATGACGGTGATGATGCTGGTGACGTCGATCCTCATCCATCGCGAAACCGGCGGCAATCTGACCGAGGTGCTCGAGCGTTTGAGTCGCTTGATCCGGGGGCGCTTCCGCTTTCAGCGCAAGATCAAGACGCTGTCAGCCGAAGGGCGAATGTCCGCCTGGGTGCTGGTTTCAATTCCCTTCGTGCTGGCGGCGGCGATCCTGATCACGACTCCCAGCTACCTGCCTGTGCTGACCAATGATCCACTCGGCCACAAGCTGATCATCGGGGCTTTCTGCGCGATGTTGGTCGGGATTGTCTGGATCCGCAAAATAATCCGGATTCAGGTTTAA
- a CDS encoding CpaF family protein yields MISDFRNRLRKQSGKPAASLSGQPGDDLLDPAEELMAWERSVPDVIYETRSQVTPVEAEWREKIYQQLLKVMDLSLLDSLEQAEATRQIREICQRLLDEHSAPVSSVSRQLIIKQITDEVLGLGPLEPLLADHTVSDILVNGSASVYVERFGKLQRTDVRFRDDQHLLNIIDRIVSSLGRRIDESSPLVDARLKDGSRVNAIIPPLAIDGPSVSIRRFAVDLLNTDSLIQVGTLTPAIALLLKAIVRGRLNVLISGGTGSGKTTMLNVLSSFIPQNERIVTIEDSAELQLQQPHVVRLETRPSNIEGRGEVSQRELVRNSLRMRPDRIVIGEVRGAEALDMLTAMNTGHDGSLTTIHANTARDALGRIENMVSMTGATFPIKAMRQQIASAIDVVIQLERQEDGKRRLVSVQEINGMEGEIITMTEIFSFARSGIGEHGEVLGDYRPSGMIPAFRDVLAKRGIELPLTLFRPEWMEARQP; encoded by the coding sequence ATGATCAGCGACTTTCGTAACCGCTTGCGCAAACAGTCCGGCAAACCTGCCGCATCATTGTCTGGTCAGCCGGGCGACGACCTGCTGGACCCGGCCGAGGAATTGATGGCGTGGGAACGTTCGGTTCCGGACGTTATTTACGAAACCCGAAGCCAGGTCACCCCGGTGGAGGCCGAGTGGCGAGAAAAAATCTACCAGCAGTTGCTCAAGGTCATGGACCTGTCCTTGCTCGATTCCCTTGAGCAGGCTGAGGCCACGCGGCAAATTCGCGAGATTTGCCAGCGCTTGCTGGATGAGCATTCAGCTCCCGTGAGTTCGGTCAGCCGTCAGTTGATCATCAAGCAGATCACCGATGAGGTGCTGGGCCTTGGCCCGCTGGAGCCGTTACTGGCGGATCACACCGTGTCGGACATTCTGGTCAACGGCTCTGCCTCGGTGTATGTCGAACGCTTTGGCAAGCTGCAGAGGACCGATGTGCGTTTTCGTGACGATCAGCATTTGCTGAACATCATCGACCGCATCGTTTCCAGTCTGGGGCGGCGCATCGATGAGTCCTCGCCGTTGGTGGACGCCCGGCTCAAGGACGGTTCTCGGGTCAACGCAATTATTCCACCGCTGGCCATCGACGGGCCGAGCGTGTCGATCCGTCGTTTTGCGGTGGACCTGCTCAATACCGATAGCCTGATCCAGGTCGGTACCTTGACCCCGGCCATTGCTTTGCTGCTCAAGGCGATTGTTCGTGGACGTTTGAACGTATTGATCTCCGGCGGTACCGGCAGCGGCAAGACCACCATGCTCAATGTGCTGTCCAGTTTCATTCCGCAAAATGAACGAATCGTCACCATTGAAGACTCGGCCGAACTGCAACTGCAGCAGCCGCATGTGGTGCGTCTGGAAACCCGTCCTTCGAACATCGAGGGGCGTGGAGAGGTGAGCCAGCGCGAATTGGTGCGCAACAGTTTGCGGATGCGCCCCGACCGCATTGTGATCGGCGAAGTCCGTGGCGCTGAAGCGCTGGACATGCTAACGGCGATGAACACCGGCCACGACGGTTCGTTGACCACGATCCACGCCAATACCGCGCGCGATGCATTGGGGCGAATCGAGAACATGGTGTCGATGACCGGTGCGACTTTCCCGATCAAGGCCATGCGTCAGCAAATTGCTTCGGCCATTGATGTGGTGATCCAGCTGGAACGTCAGGAGGACGGCAAGCGGCGCCTGGTCAGCGTGCAGGAAATCAACGGCATGGAAGGCGAGATCATCACCATGACCGAGATTTTCTCGTTTGCACGCAGCGGCATTGGCGAACACGGTGAAGTGCTCGGTGATTATCGGCCCAGCGGCATGATTCCGGCCTTTCGCGACGTGTTGGCCAAACGTGGCATCGAGTTGCCACTGACCTTGTTCAGGCCTGAATGGATGGAGGCACGGCAGCCATGA